The window CAGTCTGCAGTTCGTTTGAGTCAGGATGCGTCCCATCTGCGCAGTTACCTCAGAGGTCCTGCTCACGATGCTCAACTCGCAGTATTGCGTAAACGAACGAGAACGAGCGTAAGACTGCCAACTGCCAGAGAGATTACACAGATGGCTCCATTGTGTCATCGGCGATGAATCGTGCCGACTTAGGactgataaattgaaaatgagttATTTTATCCAAGTTCAAAATCATTGCGAACAAAGCATCGACAGTTGAGCGCAGATCTTACTTAATATCTTAATATCCAATCATTTCCAGTAAGTACTGTCTCGCGATAAAGAAGATCAAACCTGTGTACTGGAGTATTTCATGGGAAATTCAAaccaagtaaaaaaaagtctaaAAAAAGTTACGGAGTGCTTTTCCAAGTGAGAAAAATCATATCAAAAATCGCGGGCCCAATCCGAGAGGTCAAGGTTCAGACCCAGGTCAAAATGGTATGGACTACTGCTCCGTATGTAACCAGACTTGGTATGAGTTTCAGGACTTTCCAACACTCTACCAAATACTTGATTTATCATGAAAACTTCATTGAAATTTGTCGAGCTATTTCACTGGAATTTACTAGTTATATGAAATAATGcttacaaatttgaaaaacttgctATGCAATAACCAGAAGTCCTAAAGGTTTAGAAAATTGCACGGATCGTCTCTAGTCAATgctcgatttttcattcaacttttATCCAAATCGATGAAGCCGTTTTCACGTAATTCAGAGTGCAACATTTTCAGCGTTATTGGAAAATGGTAGAAAAGGTCGGTGAATGCGTTGAAATGTATatgtgagatttttttttttttttcgtagcaACGTTTTTCAGTGTAACAAATACAATAGGCACTCCACTTTATGATTGTACTCAAAAACCGTTGactatgtaaaaaaaactgccccATAGCAACTTACACGATGCAGGATGTGCTTCCTCTCAAGAACTGGCTCATTGGACACCCAATCCCCATGGCTCCGTGCCTAGATTATGCAACATAATAGAAAATGTACAAGTTGTATGAGGAAACTGTACCGAAAAGACAGTTTGCACGCATTATCTATTCTTGGAAAGGATAAAAATGGAACTTGGAtttggaaaaaacaaattattcagTATCAGTTGATTTACCTATATTTTGTTATGTCCAAGATCTTGTTTTGCTTCACGCAATTGTGTATGAAATTCACATGATATACTTCCTCGTTTCCTACATGAGGATTTCTGAtagtaaattttatcaatgaGTCTTCAGATACGACTCCTCCATTGGCCTGAAACATTGTTATGCTTGAAGCATGATTTAAGAAAAGTACACTGCAGGTGATCTAAAACTGTATTCattgttatttgaatttggTTGTAACTGataaaaacaggaaaaaaatgtccctTTCTAGAGGCTCTCTGAGGATCATAAGAAAAGTACAAGGACTCTTGTATAAACAATTCAAACGATGCATTCATAAGGATGTGTTGACTAGATGAATCAAATTAATAattaggaaaagaaaaaagatcaaTTAAAATATCTCCAGCAACATTATTTGCGCCGATGATAGTAAACACGAATAAAACAACACTCTGACTAAGTAAGAGAATAAATCCGAGCAACTTTAGCCAACACAAGCTAACGTACCACCAAATTGAGAAAATGTTTTATAATTGGATCTTTCTAAATGGTTAAACTCTCATGTTTTTGATCTGATTCTAATGTTCTCCAGCATAATTTGTACATCAATTCATAGGGATCAGATCAACGAGCAAAATGATTACAAAAACATTAAAATtgcatcaaaatttcaacatttagAACAGAAAGATTCGCAATGTATCCTCAATAAATTCCATTACGTGTTAGAAATTTAGACTTCCAAATACACTATAAACGTGATTATTCTTAACAATTAAATGATACACAACAGATTTCACGTTGGTCCAGAAATCAGTGTCAGTCATCTACAAGTAGCTTGCTCAGATTCAGGGAAAGCTCCTTGATGGAAGATTACGGTTTGCTATTACCAATGCCAAAGCGTTTCTATCATTGTTTTGATGCGGTGAGTTCCAAAGGGTCCTCCGACATATCTTAGAACTAATTGAAGTTTGGGACTAAAATTGCAAATGATCATTGACCGATGAACGTAATCGCTGACTGGAAACTGTTCCTCGGATTTATTTGTGACGGTTAGATTTATGTGACAATTGCGGAAGCAACTGTTGAAGCTGAACATATTCCAAAATAATTCCGAATGTCCAAGATGTGCTTGTTGTACGATAATTACTGTTGTAGAAAGTTTATACAATCTGACGGTTGCGAATTTGAGGAGATTTCTGAATCGAGTCAAGTGTTGATTTGGACAAGTCAAAATAATGAGCTACGACGCTGTACGGGGAAAAGTTACTTGGGAAGTGCAACATGATGCTCAATTTTTGCTGAACATTTGAATTTatcattgaattttgtattacGCAAAACACACTCACCGTTATGAGCCGGCTTAATTCAAGTTTCTCTTTATCACTCACGTTCACTAGGTGGAATTTAATGGGTCGCCCCAGATGTTCAAATAACATATtgattgttatatttttacaagctCGTCCGAACGCAATTtgcagaaatttgaaatacgacCCCGATGTAAGTAAGGACGTGGTAAGAACCAAAGAAGAACGAGAGAGCAGTGTTGCCAACCTGGTGGTATTCCCGCTAAATCTGGTCGTTTCCAGTTGGGTTGTATGTACGCCTCTTGATCGCTTTGTCAAATTCGGTTTTCGAAGTTCGGTGTTTCTTTTTGGCCTAAAACGTAGCTGGTCCGGTGATTTTTGatgagaaataattcagaCGAGTCTAACGGTTTTTGGCGGGATTACGGCAATCCGCGCTGGCAACACTGCTTATAACATCCAGCCGACCCGCTAGAACTTCAGGGCAGAGTTCAGAAACCTTACTCGAATGACTCGAGTATCGCTGTGCCTTTGTGTAATCTGATGTGTTAGACAGAGACAGTATGATATCCGAGTTCACTCGGGTAAGGCTTCTGAACTCAGCCCGGCCAACCCTCTGTCACGCGACGAGTTCGTGCCGTTTTGCCGACATTTCTAGAAACTGTGAGGGAGCATATGACGAAATTGGTagataattgaaaagaaatcgaGGAGCAACTTGAGATGCGATTGTCGGTTGGACCGAATCAACATAATTTGTTCCGGATACTATTTCGAATCCGCCGCTCTTCGACGTAACTTCCAAGCCAGTCTCTCCTTCTTGTCCCAGTATTCTCGAAAACTATGAGAGATCAAATTACGAGATTTGCGGAGCGTTTACTAGCGATTCAGGAGCAATTAGTAgcaattatcaaattttcctATCTCGAAAACCGAGTAGAAGtgagtaataaataatagcATCGGTAGCAATTTTTGGCGTAGAAAGTTTTCAAGTAATTCGAAGGTCAAAGGCTACTTCACGTAGGCACGAAGTAAGCCTTCATAGACTGTACGGACGCATTTGCGTATTCTTACACACCCGCGTGCATACCTTCGTGCATACATACAGATTCCTTCAGCCTTCAGTGTTAACTGGCTGGCAGTAGACACGTTCATACCTATGGACTGTGTTGGATAAACGCGACGTTACTTgttcatgaggttcatgagtatcgaaactgaaatatcaaattaaTCATTGTTACTTCGATGAATCACTGGACAACTGGTGTAAAATGTTACCGTTCACGCtacgtatgtattatatttgaACGGATCGTTTGTCAGTTTGTTCATTACCACCGTCGTAACACTATACGATCTGCGTTATGAATTAATGAACATCATATTGTGTCCGTCGTTCGTGCATGCGTGTGTGTAGTATTATTTTACTTGGAAAACACCCTAAGAATGGGCAGCGAGGAAAACATAGCGTGGTATCACGAAGATCTTTCTCGTCAAGATGCGGAAAATATGTTGAAGGAAGGTAATGCGGAATTTATTTGTGGATTATTAAGTGTGCATACGTTTTTATGCCTACGTGCGTAAAACGTTACTCGGCATTTAACGGATAGTGATTTGCATCGATTTGCATCATCGATCGCCCTCCTTGGATATGTCACAACAATGCTCTTTGGCCATTTTATCTTCCATATTACACTATTGTTTCAGCTTAATTCAGAATCaggatattatttatttgctcCTCAACTAAACTCACGCaacttaatatatatattttattcttctaaCCTGTTTTGTTGAATGTTTGATACTTTGCTGCTCGTCTCGAAACATTTTTAACAGAAGGAACGAGACCCGGTGCGTTTTATAATCTCTGTCTCATTTTCTTACGTTCAAATTTCACTTACAGCTTGTGAAAAATGTCTAGCTTTCCGGCGTCTTGAAACATACCCAGAGTACCAAAGCTCGGAAACACTAATGTCAGACTTGGTTGAGACGGCTTCGACTTTGTAAGCTTCCGACCTAATGTCATATACTTCATGATTATCCATGTGTAGTTATCGacaaaatttgtttgaaaataccCCTTGCCACTGAGTCAATTTTCTAACCAAGtttgtaaacaatttttcaacactcgCATGTACGTACACCCTCAGTGATGCCATTTAAAGAATTTAGCAATTTGTTGTATTGAAATCGATAGATGTTGTAATTGTACTTTTTGCATGTGGTACCTTAGTTAATTTATTGGTGATTTATGGTCATCATTTGGCGTCCTGTTGTTCCGTGAACACTGAACATCTTTTATTCCATTTATTCTATGTGTCAGTATCGAACCTCGTAATGATTTGCACCTCTTTGTATGTTATAAATCATAGTGAGTGTTcaaagagatatttttttgagaGATTCAATAAAAAGAACAGTGTATCaactttgtttgtttttataaaatcCTTTTGTGTGATTTGAAgttttaattgtaataatgTGTTAATGGTTATTGAAATTGGAATAAtagtgaaagaagaaaaaagaagttgTCTTGTGCTTATCCCTTTTctgataatattaatttttcagaagGAACAGAGGATGGCACATTTTTAGTAAGAAACAGTAGCTCGTCCTTGGGGGATTACGTCTTATCTGTTCTCCACAATGGTGAAGTGATTCATTATCAAATTAGGAAACATGAGGAGGATGCTTTTTTCTCAATAGGTAAGTAACATGCTGCGACTCGACAATCGTAAAGATTATCTACCTACCGATTTACACATTCCATATgtattcttataatttttgtcgcagtttggttaattttttatgaaacacCAACAGATGATGAAACAACAATTCATGGGTTGGATACTCTGATCGAATATTATCAAGATAGTCATCATGGTCTTGAAACGGTTTTGCGCAACCCTCGCATTGGTAAACCGCCACCCCACGATACCAGGCGGCATGGACGAACGAACCTTCTTCACAGAGCGACTGTTCAGGTAGAATTAACTAGCTACTACtagtttattcatttatcagTGCTTGTCGATGATATTGAACACTTCTATAAATTCCGTACAGAGAAATTACACTATAGTCTCAGAGCTGCTGAAGTGCGGGTATAGAAGTCTGGATGCCAAAAATCAACTGGGTCAAACTGCTGTACATTTAGCAGCAATGAATGGAGCGGATGAAATTCTTCGAAAACTGATTCAAAATAAAGCCAGCGTTAATTGCAGGGATTCTGCTGGCTATACACCCCTACACGTGAGTCTGAAATAATGTGGAGTGggatttgattgttttttttttttttcatctgtagAGCTGTTGTCACCCTTACATGTTTCATTTCCGTCACAATTTTGATAAGAATTATTAACGATTCTTACCATCCCAAGATagttattatacatttttacacTGTACCTTTGTGAATATTCACACTTTACCTCttgttcaataaatttcatattgGTATTGTGATTTTTAGTTTGTGTCATTATACACTCAGTACTTGATGTTCGTTTTCAATAGTTTTCCAAATCACCTGGTTCATTATTTTGTGTTCTCACGTTGTTACTcttggtttcttttttgtgtTGCGTTTCAGTATGCATGTCAAAGTAATTTACCAAGTACCGTTCGAATACTAATAACGGGTGGAGCAAATATTCAGGCAAGAAACACAAAGACAGGTAAGTCCTGGTGGCATGTATACTAAATACTTCATTGACTATTCGATAACACTGATCAGGACGGTTTTGTTCATAAAACAAGTATAGAAAGATCGAAATACTCCACTCTATTAGCATATTTTTCAGGTATGGTTCCTCTGCATGAAGCAGCTAGTAGGGGACACAATACGGTGATACAAGTATTACTTTCCATGAACGCGCCTGTCAATCCTCGCACTATGGAAGATGATATACCGGCTGATCTTGCTAAGCGAAACGGTCATGTGGAATGTGCAAAGCTGTTGTGTAAGTTGTTAGGGTATTGTGAGAAATACTTAAAAGTCAACAATGTTAGCCATAAATTATTTGGTTACCGCTTATTTTCTTCAGGCGATTATCAGGGACCTGCTCCAAAAGAAAAACGCTGCAATTGGTACCACGGAACACTAGATAGAACCGAGGCAGTCGCTCTTTTACACAAACATGGTGACGTTGACGGATCATTTTTAGTTCGGTTTAGCGATCGTCACCGCGGTGGTTACGTACTCACAGTTATGTACCACAAGCAAGCGTACCATTTCCAAATACAAAGAAAGGTCAGCCATGCTTATTGCACGTACATTGTATTCttgtaaaaatgattaaatcaATCACTATGCAGACAGTTAATTAAAGTATTTATCATTACGCAGTTTTAGATGTAACCTTGGCTTGTGTTTTCGCccattttcattcttcacgTTATTTTAATGTTCTATTGCATTAGTACAGGGGGACTTGTTGTTTATTGATAATGGCCCCTACCTCGTTTCCCTGGAACACGTCGTAGAATATTATCAGTGTATGCCCGATGGCCTCCCTGGGCCTCTGCTTCATCCTATTGCTCCAATACCAAGACCACCGGTTCCTGAAATGCCTTCGTCTATATTTAATGGGGTGAGTAGAAATTAACTGAGGAAGAGCGTGCAGGCGTTTTGTATTGTCTCTTCGTTCGTGAAAATATGTTTTCTTTGATAGAACACACTCAATAAATCGAGACAGTCAACGGCTAAGAGAGGCAAATTTTCTAGAGATGCAACACTACTAGAGACCACATCTTTTTCAACTCAGCCTGACTCTGTTCAAAATATTGACATTGACGAATCTTCATCTTACAATATCCCAGTCACGGCTAATGAGACAAACTTTGATGCTAATTTGAATTCAGAAGCACGGGAAATCCAAGGTAATGCATATTCCAGTGATTGGATCGTAGTTTTTTTCGCATACAGCAATGTATTCCAATGCATTCAAGTGAATTTATATTCGCAGAGTTCATTCCGGGAGAAAATTTGATCCTTGGAGGCGTCCTTGGCGAAGGTGAATTCGGATCAGTCTACGAAGGAGTGTATGATGCTCCGACAGGTGTTCGGGAACCAGTTGCAATCAAGACACTTCATGAATCTCACAGCGAAGCCACTCGTGCCGAATTTCTGAGAGAGGCGCGCGTTATGATGTCTCTCAACCATCATTGCATAGTCAGGCTCATCGGGCTTTCCTTAGGACCACCCTTGCTCATGGTATAATTGaatgtatttaaatttttgattaatttgtACCTGATATCTGTAGCACTAGCAAGTTGTGGAAACAATTTTACCTGTATTTCAGGTTCAAGAATTAGTTCCACTCGGCTCGATGCTGGCATATCTTCTAGAATTTCCCGACCGAGTAAATCCGAACtacgaattgaaaatatggGCATCGCAGATTGCTTGTGGTGAGGAAACGCATTTTTCACTGGTATAATTGTCGACCAGTTGGCGTCTCGACTTTTAAACGCTATAGTATTCTTTCAGGTATGAAATACGTGGAGGAACTCCGACTTGTGCATAGGGATTTGGCTGCACGAAATATTCTACTTGCTTCCAGACATCAAGCCAAGATCAGTGACTTTGGGCTTTCACGAACGTTTGGTTCCAACGATTACTACAGGGCTAGCGAGGGTGGAAAGTGGCCAATAAAGTGGTAACTCTTAAAATTCTGATGCCTTACACATACAAATATGTGCCAAAAGTCATtggacgatgatgacgatatGGTCACTCGTGTAtctgtatttattatttctactgaaatataaaatattgatcACCAGTTTTTTACCTTTGATCtcaattctttgaaattttgaccatCACCAGGTATGCCCCGGAATCATACAACTTCGGTACATTTTCTAACGCAAGCGATGTATGGAGTTTTGGGGTTACGCTGTGGGAAATGTTTTCTTACGGAGATCAGCCGTACGGAGATCGACGCGGAGTAGATGTAAGTTTACTTTCATTAAACGATAAAAAGGATCGTTCAAGAAAATTGATGTGACTATTACTTTCTCCATGGTTGTAGGTAATTCAACTGGTCGAGAATGGCGAACGTCTTGAAAAACCGGATAAATGTCCGGAGCATATTTACACGGTAATGAAACGCTGCTGGTCATACTCAGCCGCGGATCGCCCGAACTTTGCCGAACTCTTGGAAATATTTAGCAGTGATCCCGAGTACACTAACATCAAAGAGCTTATTGCCGCTGTCGATATCAGCTGATTTCAACATGTTTGCGGAAGAAAttagtatattttattttagccctatgtatttttaacgttatattaattatattatacgacaATAGGTCGATTTTGCAGTAAAATATGAGACCACGCAGTTATAAAAATGGTAAGCGTTTAATTCAGACGATCTATCAGACGTGTAATagttttgtaaataataagATACGTAATCTGACGATTACTAGACGATTTTTTAACTTTGTACACATTATGCCATATAAGACCTAAAATTTTCTATACTTTCTTTAAGACTGTAATCTTTGTATTCAAATGATTCTTTCTCGAATTATAAATTAAGTTGAAAGCGATAGTGGTAttgctgaaaatataaatttaataacaagTGCTAACTTATTTCAAAGTGAAGTTGGCCgttagggaaaaaaaaaaaggaattgttaaaaaaaagcgAGAAATTACTAATTGATGGTATTCatctaaatattttacaaaatttgtaaaataaaagacTGTTTCTCTGCCATCTTGATCGATTTTCTGATTTGTATTGTTTCATTCGACAGTGTATCCATCATCCCaaggaaattaaatgaaatgtaTCAGTTCAATTACAGCCAGTCAATGATTAGAGCTAGGGTgaggtaattatttttatacgtatgtCTGATTCATGGTTGAACTGTTGAAGTTTGAATTCATTGGAGAGAAGTTGCGGATTGATGCGTCTTAACGTGGCCGAACGATATATCGAAGGAAGAAACGTTAAACAAAACACTGTTGCATCGAATGTAGTTTGAAATCAGTGTTAGTGTAGCCGACACCCGGGCATTCCGTCTTCCCTGTCCGCTTCGCTGTAAATCCTTAattgtat is drawn from Neodiprion fabricii isolate iyNeoFabr1 chromosome 3, iyNeoFabr1.1, whole genome shotgun sequence and contains these coding sequences:
- the LOC124179032 gene encoding tyrosine-protein kinase Shark isoform X2; the encoded protein is MLPFTLQGTEDGTFLVRNSSSSLGDYVLSVLHNGEVIHYQIRKHEEDAFFSIDDETTIHGLDTLIEYYQDSHHGLETVLRNPRIGKPPPHDTRRHGRTNLLHRATVQRNYTIVSELLKCGYRSLDAKNQLGQTAVHLAAMNGADEILRKLIQNKASVNCRDSAGYTPLHYACQSNLPSTVRILITGGANIQARNTKTGMVPLHEAASRGHNTVIQVLLSMNAPVNPRTMEDDIPADLAKRNGHVECAKLLCDYQGPAPKEKRCNWYHGTLDRTEAVALLHKHGDVDGSFLVRFSDRHRGGYVLTVMYHKQAYHFQIQRKGDLLFIDNGPYLVSLEHVVEYYQCMPDGLPGPLLHPIAPIPRPPVPEMPSSIFNGNTLNKSRQSTAKRGKFSRDATLLETTSFSTQPDSVQNIDIDESSSYNIPVTANETNFDANLNSEAREIQEFIPGENLILGGVLGEGEFGSVYEGVYDAPTGVREPVAIKTLHESHSEATRAEFLREARVMMSLNHHCIVRLIGLSLGPPLLMVQELVPLGSMLAYLLEFPDRVNPNYELKIWASQIACGMKYVEELRLVHRDLAARNILLASRHQAKISDFGLSRTFGSNDYYRASEGGKWPIKWYAPESYNFGTFSNASDVWSFGVTLWEMFSYGDQPYGDRRGVDVIQLVENGERLEKPDKCPEHIYTVMKRCWSYSAADRPNFAELLEIFSSDPEYTNIKELIAAVDIS
- the LOC124179032 gene encoding tyrosine-protein kinase Shark isoform X1, which translates into the protein MGSEENIAWYHEDLSRQDAENMLKEEGTEDGTFLVRNSSSSLGDYVLSVLHNGEVIHYQIRKHEEDAFFSIDDETTIHGLDTLIEYYQDSHHGLETVLRNPRIGKPPPHDTRRHGRTNLLHRATVQRNYTIVSELLKCGYRSLDAKNQLGQTAVHLAAMNGADEILRKLIQNKASVNCRDSAGYTPLHYACQSNLPSTVRILITGGANIQARNTKTGMVPLHEAASRGHNTVIQVLLSMNAPVNPRTMEDDIPADLAKRNGHVECAKLLCDYQGPAPKEKRCNWYHGTLDRTEAVALLHKHGDVDGSFLVRFSDRHRGGYVLTVMYHKQAYHFQIQRKGDLLFIDNGPYLVSLEHVVEYYQCMPDGLPGPLLHPIAPIPRPPVPEMPSSIFNGNTLNKSRQSTAKRGKFSRDATLLETTSFSTQPDSVQNIDIDESSSYNIPVTANETNFDANLNSEAREIQEFIPGENLILGGVLGEGEFGSVYEGVYDAPTGVREPVAIKTLHESHSEATRAEFLREARVMMSLNHHCIVRLIGLSLGPPLLMVQELVPLGSMLAYLLEFPDRVNPNYELKIWASQIACGMKYVEELRLVHRDLAARNILLASRHQAKISDFGLSRTFGSNDYYRASEGGKWPIKWYAPESYNFGTFSNASDVWSFGVTLWEMFSYGDQPYGDRRGVDVIQLVENGERLEKPDKCPEHIYTVMKRCWSYSAADRPNFAELLEIFSSDPEYTNIKELIAAVDIS